The following are encoded together in the Triticum dicoccoides isolate Atlit2015 ecotype Zavitan chromosome 6B, WEW_v2.0, whole genome shotgun sequence genome:
- the LOC119324782 gene encoding uncharacterized protein LOC119324782, producing the protein MIHFAATCSEKALGSNKMTGVCNIVHVLVLCRHSYIQRVSALQWSMLFAVGRTEAKTDELKARTNYYSTQQLIQRCGLDPAQAHPHRCHYSCFCESLVIFFAAGLVTTFASHSCG; encoded by the exons ATGATTCATTTTGCAGCGACATGTTCTGAAAAGGCCCTTGGCAGCAACAAAATGACAGGTGTTTGCAACATTGTCCATGTGTTGGTTCTCTGCCGTCATAGCTATATTCAAC GTGTATCAGCTTTGCAGTGGAGCATGTTGTTCGCCGTGGGTCGAACTGAG GCCAAGACTGATGAGTTGAAGGCGAGAACAAACTACTACTCTACCCAGCAACTTATACAG AGATGTGGTCTTGACCCTGCTCAAGCTCATCCACACCGCTGTCACTATAGCTGCTTCTGTGAGTCTCTTGTCATCTTCTTCGCCGCTGGCTTG GTCACCACATTCGCTTCCCACAGCTGTGGATGA
- the LOC119322320 gene encoding protein GRAVITROPIC IN THE LIGHT 1-like, with translation MIRPSSKESLNYDNNSQKVYPQPIDENMNQNMGSMIGRIFNNISSLKAAYIQLQEAHTPYDPDKIQTADKLVIDELTSLSELKHTYRERNPKPVAASPQDSRLLSELQEQQNLLKTYEVMVKKFQSQIQNRDTEITHLQQQTDEAKHRKTKLEKKLKQRGLLNKESEESNEEESYFSVELTPSLFTSTADNAYQSIHEFSKPLINMMKAAGWDLDAAANAIEPDVVYTRRAHKKYAFESYICQRIFSGFHQENFSIDAANVTVSNEAFFHQFLAVRAMDPLDVLSQNPDSVFGKFCRSKYLLLVHPKMEGSFFGNMDQRNYVMSGGHPRTPFYQAFLKLAKSIWLLHKLAYSFDPKVRVFQVKKASEFSEIHMESIVKNIILDENAERPRVDLMVMPGFLIGTSVIQSRVYLSGVKCAD, from the coding sequence ATGATCCGACCCAGCTCCAAGGAGTCACTTAATTATGACAACAATAGCCAGAAAGTTTATCCTCAACCCATTGATGAAAATATGAATCAGAACATGGGCAGTATGATTGGAAGAATATTCAACAACATATCCTCTTTAAAGGCTGCATACATTCAGCTGCAGGAAGCTCACACCCCATACGACCCAGACAAGATACAAACTGCTGATAAGCTTGTCATAGATGAGCTCACGAGCCTTTCAGAACTCAAACATACTTACAGAGAGAGAAATCCTAAGCCAGTGGCAGCATCACCTCAAGATTCACGCTTGCTTTCTGAATTACAGGAGCAGCAGAACTTGTTAAAGACATACGAGGTCATGGTAAAGAAGTTCCAGTCCCAGATCCAGAATAGAGATACTGAGATTACCCACTTACAGCAACAAACCGATGAGGCCAAACATCGGAAAACAAAACTGGAGAAGAAATTGAAACAAAGGGGCTTACTTAACAAGGAGTCAGAGGAATCTAATGAAGAAGAGAGCTATTTCTCTGTTGAGCTGACACCAAGCTTGTTTACATCTACTGCTGATAATGCATACCAATCAATACATGAGTTCTCAAAGCCCTTGATCAACATGATGAAAGCTGCAGGTTGGGATCTTGATGCTGCTGCTAACGCAATTGAACCTGATGTAGTTTACACAAGGAGAGCTCACAAGAAGTATGCGTTTGAGTCCTATATCTGCCAGAGAATCTTCAGTGGTTTCCATCAAGAGAACTTCTCGATCGATGCTGCTAATGTCACTGTTTCCAATGAGGCTTTCTTCCATCAATTCCTCGCAGTACGAGCCATGGATCCTTTGGATGTATTGAGCCAAAACCCAGATTCAGTTTTCGGAAAGTTCTGCAGAAGCAAATACCTATTACTTGTGCACCCAAAGATGGAAGGTTCTTTCTTCGGCAACATGGATCAAAGAAACTACGTCATGAGTGGCGGGCATCCAAGGACACCTTTCTATCAGGCATTTCTCAAGTTGGCGAAGTCCATATGGTTGTTGCACAAGCTGGCCTACTCTTTCGACCCAAAGGTAAGGGTCTTCCAAGTGAAGAAGGCAAGTGAGTTCTCGGAGATTCACATGGAAAGCATTGTGAAGAACATCATCTTGGATGAGAATGCCGAGAGGCCTAGAGTCGACTTGATGGTGATGCCTGGTTTCTTGATCGGGACTAGCGTCATACAGTCTCGAGTGTACCTTTCTGGTGTAAAGTGTGCCGACTGA